The nucleotide sequence GCGCCGAAGGTGGCCACCATGATGACGATGGGCACGGTGCCGGTGGCGGCGCGGTAGGCGGCGCGCAGCCCCATTTGCAAGGAAAGCCCCACGGCGGCGGCCGCGATGCCGGCCAGCACGATGTGCACGGTGGGAGAATGGGACAGCTCGGCGAACAGGGCGGCCAGGACGATGGCCGCCGTCATCGGCGGCACGATCATGCCCAATGCCGCGAAGAATGCCCCCGGGCCGCCGCGCAGGCGAAAGCCGATCCAGATGGACAGGTTGACCACATTGACGCCGGGAAAGGCTTGCGCCAGCGCCAGGCCGCTAAGGAACTCCGCCTCGGACAACCAGCGGCGTGCCTGTACGAATTCCCGCAGCATCCAGCCGCTGAGGCCGCCTCCGAAGCTGGTCAGGCCGATCTTGGCGAAGGCCGCGAAGATCTGGCCGAGTGTCGGCGCCGGGACGAGCGGAGGCGAGTCGGGGGACGTTGCGGAGGGGCGCACGATGACGCATTCGATGGAAGAATAGCCGCAATCTTACCCGCGACGAGTTGTCTTCCGACTTAACGGCGGGAAACGCCGGAAGCAACGCGGTCAGCGCCCAGCCATGGTGGATGCGCTTGCGCGCGCCCCGCGGCCGGCTAGAAGCGGTAGCCCACCCCGACCGTGGCGACCCAGGGATCGATGCGCGCGGTGCCGATGCGTTCGCCGTCCAACTTCACCTTGGACGAGATGTCGATGTAGCGGATGTCGGCGGTCATGAACCAGCGTTCGCTGATCTTGACGTCCACGCCCAGTTGCGCGGCGACGCCCCAGGAATCCTGCAGCTTGAGGTCCGAGCCGCTGATGGCGCCCTCGCTCCGGGTGTCGAAGAAATGGGTGTAATTCACCCCGACGCCGACGTACGGCTGGACGGTGCTGTCGGGCAGGAAGTGCCATTGCAGGCTAAGGGTGGGCGGCAGCTGCCTGGTACTGCCGATCTTGCCCAGGCCGCCGCTGCCGCGGATATCGTGCTGGAAAGGCCATGCGCCCAGGAGTTCGATGCCGACGTTGCGGGTGGCCATATATGTCAGCGCGAAGCTGGGACGGACGCTGCTGCTGACGTCCAGGTCCACGCTGCCATCGAGCACGCTGCCGTTGTCGGACTTGGGACGCACCTGCGTCGCGCCCACCTTGAACAAC is from Bordetella bronchialis and encodes:
- a CDS encoding OmpW/AlkL family protein → MSALIARPRAVLLAAVLAAGAAAIPAQAHEAGDVLFKVGATQVRPKSDNGSVLDGSVDLDVSSSVRPSFALTYMATRNVGIELLGAWPFQHDIRGSGGLGKIGSTRQLPPTLSLQWHFLPDSTVQPYVGVGVNYTHFFDTRSEGAISGSDLKLQDSWGVAAQLGVDVKISERWFMTADIRYIDISSKVKLDGERIGTARIDPWVATVGVGYRF
- a CDS encoding chromate transporter is translated as MVRPSATSPDSPPLVPAPTLGQIFAAFAKIGLTSFGGGLSGWMLREFVQARRWLSEAEFLSGLALAQAFPGVNVVNLSIWIGFRLRGGPGAFFAALGMIVPPMTAAIVLAALFAELSHSPTVHIVLAGIAAAAVGLSLQMGLRAAYRAATGTVPIVIMVATFGAIFIAGLPLLWVVGAMAPLSILLAYLRLRRGGDQP